One stretch of Streptomyces sp. R21 DNA includes these proteins:
- a CDS encoding helix-turn-helix domain-containing protein, giving the protein MYTQRASRLAGAVVWTNTPSRGGVGRVLPDGCMDLLWHEGRLLVAGPDTRAYVAEGARGVWSGVRLYPGTAPALLGVEAHEVRDRRVELTDLWPAARVRRLTARVNAAADPASGLEELALRLAADTQPPDPLLRHLVRALDAGRSVGASADELGLGPRQLHRRSLAAFGYGPKTLARVLRLQRALGLARGGVPFAETAVRAGFADQAHLARDVRELAGLPLGRLLG; this is encoded by the coding sequence GTGTACACGCAAAGGGCATCCCGGCTGGCCGGTGCCGTCGTGTGGACGAACACCCCGTCGCGCGGCGGCGTGGGGCGCGTGCTGCCCGACGGCTGCATGGACCTGCTCTGGCACGAGGGACGACTGCTGGTCGCGGGACCCGACACACGCGCGTACGTCGCCGAGGGCGCCCGGGGCGTCTGGTCGGGCGTGCGCCTTTATCCGGGAACGGCTCCGGCCCTGCTCGGCGTGGAGGCGCACGAGGTGCGCGACCGGCGCGTGGAACTCACCGACCTGTGGCCCGCCGCGCGCGTCCGCCGCCTCACCGCCCGTGTCAACGCGGCCGCCGACCCGGCGAGCGGCCTCGAAGAGCTGGCGCTGCGGCTGGCAGCGGACACCCAACCCCCGGACCCGCTGCTACGACACCTCGTGAGGGCCCTCGACGCGGGCCGCTCGGTCGGGGCCAGCGCCGACGAACTCGGCCTCGGCCCCCGCCAGTTGCACCGCCGCTCCCTGGCCGCCTTCGGCTACGGCCCCAAGACGCTGGCCCGCGTACTGCGGCTCCAGCGTGCGCTGGGGCTGGCCCGGGGCGGGGTGCCGTTCGCGGAGACCGCGGTGCGCGCCGGGTTCGCTGATCAGGCTCATCTTGCCCGGGACGTACGGGAGTTGGCCGGACTGCCGCTCGGTCGGCTACTGGGATAG
- a CDS encoding GNAT family N-acetyltransferase — protein sequence MSNVTVTTWSLEQTAPTDLISAMAPEEDVRIVRSEVPSPEFSRFLYASVGGDIRWTDRLAWTYAQWQEVLDRPGAETWVAYDRGTPAGYVELDPQDDGTVEIVYFGLIPAFRGRRIGGHLLAYGAARAWDLAERWPERAETKRVWLHTCSKDGEHAMDNYLRRGFKLFDTKVEEEPDVAAPGPWPGA from the coding sequence ATGAGCAACGTCACTGTGACCACATGGTCCCTGGAGCAGACGGCCCCGACCGACCTGATCTCCGCGATGGCGCCCGAGGAGGACGTCCGGATCGTCCGCTCCGAGGTGCCCTCGCCGGAGTTCAGCCGCTTCCTCTACGCGTCCGTGGGCGGGGACATCCGCTGGACCGACCGGCTCGCCTGGACCTACGCGCAGTGGCAGGAGGTCCTGGACCGGCCCGGCGCGGAGACCTGGGTCGCCTACGACCGGGGCACCCCCGCGGGCTATGTCGAGCTGGACCCGCAGGACGACGGCACCGTGGAGATCGTCTACTTCGGCCTGATCCCCGCCTTCCGGGGCCGTCGCATCGGCGGCCACCTCCTCGCGTACGGCGCCGCCCGCGCCTGGGACCTGGCCGAGCGCTGGCCGGAGCGCGCCGAGACCAAGCGGGTCTGGCTGCACACATGCAGCAAGGACGGCGAGCACGCGATGGACAACTACCTGCGCCGCGGCTTCAAGCTCTTCGACACGAAGGTCGAGGAGGAGCCGGACGTGGCGGCGCCGGGGCCCTGGCCGGGGGCGTAG
- the sigJ gene encoding RNA polymerase sigma factor SigJ, translating to MGTVGTSADGIAGERRQLINIAYRLLGSVTEAEDAVQDAFARWYGLPRSRQEEILSPGAWLTTVTSRICLDLLGSARARRERYVGAWLPEPLPDRTEWNHAGGAESAGPADPADQIVLDESVTMAFLVVLESMTPAERVAFILHDVFRYPFADIAGVLGRTPAAAKQLAASARRRVSVARAPVTATGQADVVRQVKEAWETKDIAALVGLLNPAAVMTADGGGMVGTVLRPVEGGARIAQYMVAIADKAPGLELVERSVNGAPGLVAQRAGVIATVASFDISDERVTRIWVVRNPEKLRSWAREG from the coding sequence ATGGGGACTGTCGGGACCAGCGCGGACGGGATAGCCGGCGAGCGACGCCAACTGATCAATATCGCTTACCGGTTGCTCGGTTCGGTGACCGAGGCCGAGGACGCCGTGCAGGATGCCTTCGCACGCTGGTACGGACTGCCACGAAGTCGGCAGGAGGAGATCCTGTCCCCGGGCGCCTGGCTGACGACGGTCACCAGTCGCATCTGCCTGGACCTGCTCGGCTCGGCGCGGGCCCGCCGTGAACGCTATGTCGGCGCATGGCTGCCCGAGCCGCTGCCCGACCGCACCGAGTGGAACCACGCGGGTGGCGCCGAATCCGCCGGGCCTGCGGATCCCGCCGACCAGATCGTCCTGGACGAGTCGGTGACCATGGCCTTCCTCGTCGTCCTGGAATCGATGACGCCCGCCGAGCGAGTGGCGTTCATCCTGCACGACGTCTTCAGGTACCCGTTCGCCGACATCGCCGGCGTTCTCGGCCGGACCCCTGCGGCCGCCAAGCAACTGGCGGCCTCCGCCCGGCGGCGGGTGAGTGTCGCGCGCGCTCCGGTGACGGCGACCGGCCAGGCCGACGTGGTGAGGCAGGTCAAAGAGGCATGGGAGACCAAGGACATCGCGGCCCTCGTCGGTCTCCTCAACCCGGCCGCCGTGATGACCGCCGACGGCGGCGGCATGGTCGGTACCGTCCTGCGCCCGGTCGAGGGCGGCGCGCGCATCGCCCAGTACATGGTCGCCATCGCCGACAAGGCGCCCGGGCTGGAACTCGTGGAGCGTTCCGTCAACGGTGCGCCGGGCCTGGTGGCCCAGCGTGCCGGCGTCATCGCGACCGTGGCCTCGTTCGACATCTCCGACGAGCGGGTCACCCGGATCTGGGTGGTCCGCAACCCGGAGAAGCTGCGTTCGTGGGCGCGGGAGGGCTAG
- a CDS encoding M36 family metallopeptidase produces the protein MTRRHSRVLLTTATVTVALATLAAPATASADPQARVFMVNPVQSSGEETLTDQKDSATAVPDSAYALAALRNLDSSGGLSGKWVYVRSDTGASAKTADVGTYTRKDDQFEQVMAYFWVNEAQEYLQSLGFGSELPGANNRAQPVRINQWGADNSFFTDKKAEIRFGKGGVDDAEDAEVIVHEYGHAVHNAQVPGFGTSEEAGSIGEAWGDYLAVSVGAYADAKYGWPRRTDLACVADWDSTSYTSAVPHCLRRVDGNKVYGDKVGEVHADGEIWSRALFDIRGALGAREADRIIVNAQFGFAPDTSFTDAALTTIATAQKMYGKSAADTVRAAFRAREIPGV, from the coding sequence ATGACACGCCGACACTCCCGCGTGCTGCTCACCACGGCCACCGTCACCGTGGCCCTGGCCACCCTCGCCGCCCCCGCGACGGCGTCCGCCGACCCGCAGGCGCGCGTCTTCATGGTCAACCCCGTCCAGTCGTCCGGCGAAGAGACCCTCACCGACCAGAAGGACTCGGCCACCGCGGTCCCCGACTCCGCGTACGCCCTGGCCGCCCTCCGTAACCTCGACTCCTCCGGCGGTCTGTCCGGCAAGTGGGTCTACGTCAGATCGGACACCGGCGCCTCCGCGAAGACCGCGGACGTGGGCACCTACACCCGCAAGGACGACCAGTTCGAGCAGGTCATGGCGTACTTCTGGGTCAACGAGGCCCAGGAGTACCTGCAGAGCCTCGGTTTCGGCAGCGAACTGCCCGGCGCCAACAACCGCGCCCAACCGGTCCGCATCAACCAGTGGGGCGCCGACAACTCCTTCTTCACCGACAAGAAGGCCGAGATCCGCTTCGGCAAGGGCGGTGTCGACGACGCGGAGGACGCCGAGGTCATCGTCCATGAGTACGGCCACGCCGTGCACAACGCCCAGGTCCCCGGCTTCGGTACGTCCGAGGAGGCGGGCTCCATCGGCGAGGCCTGGGGCGACTATCTCGCGGTCTCGGTCGGCGCCTACGCGGACGCCAAGTACGGCTGGCCGCGCAGGACCGACCTCGCCTGCGTCGCCGACTGGGACTCGACGTCGTACACCTCGGCCGTTCCGCACTGCCTGCGGCGCGTCGACGGGAACAAGGTGTACGGCGACAAGGTCGGCGAGGTGCACGCGGACGGCGAGATCTGGTCCCGGGCGCTCTTCGACATCCGGGGCGCGCTGGGCGCACGCGAAGCCGACCGGATCATCGTGAACGCGCAGTTCGGCTTCGCGCCCGACACGAGCTTCACGGACGCGGCGCTGACGACGATCGCCACGGCCCAGAAGATGTACGGCAAGTCCGCCGCGGACACCGTGCGGGCCGCCTTCCGGGCACGGGAGATCCCCGGAGTGTGA
- a CDS encoding GAF domain-containing protein: MVQSPIDVKQLAALDAAQAARVLGEVRSATLSGQRTRVTPRPVIEASWERMRRSGVDPDHDFRAGLLSRDEVERRRGTSPLRHVMPVLRDGLLSVADVAQHIMVVADAEGRVLWREGCSSVLRKADGHGFEIGADWREDVVGTNGVGTPLVARRPVQVFSAEHFVRTHLSWTCTGAPITDPRDGSLIGVVDVSGPLETLHPATLALVDSVAKLAEARLRDRHLTSLERLRAIAAPVLARLGGRALAVDTDGWTAAVTGMAYTNRLSLPKDLSAGRSWLPQIGLCSVEPLPGGWLIRAGDEPAPRGATRIVLDLAHPRRWSVTVSSGSGAWTHELSPRHAELLYLLAVHPTGRTASGLADDLFGDPARTVTVRAEMSRVRRYLGALLEHRPYRFGEDAEVEVVLPEDPLDLLPHSTAPVVRRWRGATLGTDPF; this comes from the coding sequence GTGGTGCAATCGCCGATAGACGTGAAGCAGCTCGCCGCCCTGGACGCCGCGCAGGCGGCCCGAGTGCTCGGCGAGGTGCGCAGCGCCACGCTCTCCGGGCAGCGCACCCGGGTCACGCCGCGCCCGGTGATAGAGGCGTCCTGGGAACGGATGCGGCGCAGCGGCGTCGACCCGGACCACGACTTCCGGGCCGGGCTGCTCAGCCGCGACGAGGTCGAGCGGCGCCGGGGGACCTCGCCCTTGCGGCACGTCATGCCGGTGCTGCGGGACGGTCTGCTGTCGGTCGCGGACGTGGCGCAGCACATCATGGTCGTCGCGGACGCCGAGGGCCGGGTGCTGTGGCGGGAGGGCTGCTCGTCGGTGCTGCGCAAGGCGGACGGGCACGGCTTCGAGATAGGCGCGGACTGGCGCGAGGACGTCGTCGGCACGAACGGTGTCGGCACCCCGCTGGTCGCCCGCCGCCCCGTCCAGGTGTTCTCCGCCGAGCACTTCGTGCGCACCCACCTCTCCTGGACGTGCACGGGCGCGCCGATCACCGATCCGCGCGACGGTTCCCTCATCGGCGTCGTGGACGTGAGCGGCCCGCTGGAGACCCTCCACCCGGCCACGCTCGCTCTGGTCGACTCGGTGGCCAAGCTGGCCGAGGCGCGGCTGCGGGATCGGCATCTGACCTCGCTGGAGCGGCTGCGCGCGATCGCGGCGCCGGTGCTGGCGCGGCTCGGCGGGCGCGCGCTGGCCGTGGACACGGACGGCTGGACGGCCGCGGTCACCGGGATGGCGTACACGAACCGGCTGTCGCTGCCCAAGGACCTGTCCGCCGGGCGGAGTTGGCTGCCGCAGATCGGCCTGTGCTCGGTGGAGCCGCTGCCCGGCGGCTGGTTGATCCGGGCAGGCGACGAGCCGGCGCCCCGGGGTGCGACGCGGATCGTGCTCGACCTGGCGCATCCACGGCGCTGGTCGGTGACCGTGTCGTCCGGCTCGGGCGCCTGGACCCACGAACTGAGCCCCCGGCACGCCGAGTTGCTGTACCTACTGGCCGTCCACCCCACCGGCCGCACGGCCTCCGGCCTCGCCGACGACCTGTTCGGCGACCCCGCCCGCACGGTGACGGTCCGCGCGGAGATGTCCCGCGTACGCCGGTATCTCGGGGCGCTGCTTGAGCACCGGCCGTATCGCTTCGGTGAGGACGCCGAGGTCGAGGTCGTCCTCCCCGAGGACCCCCTCGACCTGCTGCCGCACTCGACGGCACCGGTGGTACGGCGGTGGCGCGGCGCGACCTTGGGCACGGACCCCTTCTGA
- a CDS encoding NmrA family NAD(P)-binding protein, which yields MTENTAGTRDMTVLVTGASGRTGRRVAQAARAAGLSVREASRARGFDWEDRSTWADALRGADAAYLVYPSDVGSPAAAPAVGALAAEAVGLGVRRLVLLSSRGEERARPTEEALKESGADWTVVRAAWFAQNFSEGPLVEGLRHGELVFPAGEVREPFIDVRDIADVVVAALTAGDRYVGEEVAISGPRLLTFREAVAEISKATGREVTYTPVTAREYGANLAGFGVPPEEVEFLVDLFESLLDGRNSHLSEGVQQILGREPRDFADFVREAAPAGAWKE from the coding sequence ATGACGGAAAACACGGCAGGTACGCGGGACATGACGGTATTGGTCACAGGGGCTTCGGGGCGCACGGGCCGCCGGGTCGCACAGGCGGCGCGCGCCGCGGGGCTCTCGGTGCGGGAGGCGTCGCGGGCCCGTGGTTTCGACTGGGAGGACAGGTCGACGTGGGCGGACGCGCTGCGGGGCGCCGACGCGGCGTACCTCGTCTACCCGTCGGACGTCGGCTCGCCGGCGGCGGCCCCGGCGGTCGGCGCGCTCGCGGCGGAGGCGGTCGGTCTCGGCGTACGGCGGCTGGTGCTGCTGTCGTCGCGGGGCGAGGAGCGCGCGCGGCCGACGGAGGAGGCGCTGAAGGAGTCGGGCGCGGACTGGACGGTCGTACGGGCGGCGTGGTTCGCGCAGAACTTCAGCGAGGGTCCGCTCGTGGAGGGGCTGCGGCACGGGGAACTGGTGTTCCCGGCGGGTGAGGTGCGGGAGCCGTTCATCGACGTGCGGGACATCGCGGACGTCGTGGTGGCCGCGCTCACGGCGGGCGACCGGTATGTCGGCGAGGAGGTCGCGATCTCGGGGCCGCGGCTGCTGACGTTCCGGGAGGCGGTCGCGGAGATCTCGAAGGCGACGGGCCGCGAGGTGACGTACACGCCGGTGACCGCACGTGAATACGGCGCGAATCTGGCGGGGTTCGGGGTGCCGCCCGAGGAGGTCGAGTTCCTCGTGGACCTCTTCGAGAGCCTGCTCGACGGCCGCAACTCCCACCTCTCCGAGGGAGTCCAGCAGATCCTGGGCCGCGAGCCGCGCGACTTCGCGGACTTCGTCCGGGAGGCCGCGCCGGCGGGAGCCTGGAAGGAGTGA
- a CDS encoding LacI family DNA-binding transcriptional regulator, translating to MARGGSVTTGPTLAVVAREAGVSVPTASKVVNGREDVAPETRRRVTAALDRLGYVRRPRFDAAKAAGMVDLVVHSLDNSWSGAVLHGVEEAAHDTGLEVVVSAGLNRTRGRHPERGWQDKLTSRGSAGVLFNLAELTPAQYTWLDQHRIPFVMIDPVHEPPPGVVSVGAANWQGGVTATEHLLTLGHRRIAVIGGYRRKMCSSARVSGYRSALAAAGVPHRPEYIRYGNFSEDGAQRRMVELLNLPEPPTAVFVCSDKMALGVYQALAERKLRVPDDISVVGFDDLPEARWASPALTTVRQPLSEMASTAVHLLVRMMAGDRPESTRTELSTRLVNRSSTAPPL from the coding sequence ATGGCGCGTGGCGGGAGCGTGACGACCGGGCCGACACTGGCCGTCGTGGCCCGCGAGGCCGGGGTGTCCGTGCCCACCGCCTCGAAGGTGGTCAACGGCCGGGAGGACGTGGCACCGGAGACCCGTCGCCGAGTCACCGCGGCGCTCGACCGGCTCGGCTATGTCCGCAGGCCCCGCTTCGACGCGGCGAAGGCGGCCGGCATGGTCGACCTCGTCGTGCACTCGCTGGACAACTCCTGGTCCGGCGCGGTGCTGCACGGCGTCGAGGAAGCGGCGCACGACACGGGCCTGGAGGTGGTGGTCTCGGCGGGCCTGAACCGGACCCGGGGCAGACACCCGGAGCGCGGCTGGCAGGACAAGCTCACCTCCCGCGGCTCGGCCGGAGTCCTGTTCAACCTGGCTGAGTTGACGCCGGCCCAGTACACCTGGCTCGACCAGCACCGCATCCCGTTCGTGATGATCGACCCGGTGCACGAGCCGCCGCCGGGCGTGGTGTCGGTGGGCGCGGCCAACTGGCAGGGCGGAGTGACGGCGACCGAGCACCTTCTCACGCTGGGCCACCGGCGCATCGCCGTGATCGGCGGCTACCGCCGCAAGATGTGCAGCAGCGCCCGCGTCTCCGGCTACCGCTCCGCCCTGGCGGCGGCCGGGGTCCCGCACCGCCCCGAGTACATCCGCTACGGCAACTTCAGCGAGGACGGCGCCCAGCGCCGCATGGTGGAGCTGCTCAACCTGCCCGAGCCGCCCACCGCGGTCTTCGTCTGCTCGGACAAGATGGCGCTGGGCGTCTACCAGGCCCTGGCCGAGCGGAAGTTGAGGGTGCCGGACGACATCAGTGTGGTCGGCTTCGACGACCTGCCCGAGGCCCGCTGGGCCTCACCGGCGCTGACAACGGTCCGCCAGCCCCTGTCGGAGATGGCGTCGACGGCCGTGCACCTTCTCGTACGGATGATGGCGGGCGACCGCCCGGAAAGCACCCGCACGGAACTCTCCACCCGCCTGGTGAACCGCTCGAGCACGGCCCCGCCGCTCTAG
- a CDS encoding acyl-CoA dehydrogenase family protein yields the protein MAASTHEVTNQVPPLVGYDVFSADRALVEAVERHLDPPLLDEARDELSALGRTSGSAQVQEWGVLANENPPKLRTHDRYGHRVDEVEFHPSWHRLLGKGVSAGLTAAWSRPGGHVRRAAAFVVWTQVEAGNGCPLSMTHAAVPALRTDPDLAAQWEPRLTSTIYDQGLRPAGQKAGVLFGMGMTEKQGGSDVRANTTSARPLPDGETYELTGHKWFCSAPMSDGFLVLAQAPGGLTCFLVPRVLEDGTRNVFRIQRLKDKLGNRSNASSEVEFDATWARRVGDEGRGVRTIIEMVAATRLDCVLGSASLMRQAVAQAVHHSTYREAFGGRLLDKPLMRNVLADLALESEAATTLALRLAAAYDDGGEQERAFLRLAVPAAKYWVTKRCTPLVVEASECLGGNGYVEESGMPRLLRESPLNSVWEGAGNVQALDVLRAMQREPQALNAFLQEVGLARGADHRLDGAIKNLLTELADLEGIEGRARRLVERIALVLQGSLLVRYAPPEVADAFCASRLGGDWGSAFGTLPHSLDLAAVVERARPVSQDDRT from the coding sequence ATGGCAGCCAGCACGCACGAAGTGACCAACCAGGTTCCGCCCCTGGTGGGCTATGACGTCTTCTCCGCCGACCGAGCCCTCGTGGAGGCCGTCGAGCGGCATCTCGACCCGCCGCTCCTCGACGAGGCGCGCGACGAACTGTCGGCCCTCGGACGTACGTCCGGTTCCGCGCAGGTCCAGGAGTGGGGGGTGCTCGCGAACGAGAACCCGCCGAAGCTTCGTACGCACGACCGATACGGCCACCGTGTCGACGAGGTCGAGTTCCATCCGTCCTGGCACCGGCTGCTCGGCAAGGGCGTCTCGGCGGGGTTGACCGCCGCCTGGTCGCGGCCCGGTGGGCATGTCCGGCGCGCGGCCGCCTTCGTGGTCTGGACGCAGGTCGAGGCGGGCAACGGCTGCCCGCTGTCGATGACCCACGCGGCGGTGCCCGCGCTGCGCACGGATCCGGATCTGGCCGCGCAGTGGGAGCCGCGGCTGACCTCCACGATCTACGACCAGGGGCTGCGGCCCGCCGGTCAGAAGGCCGGCGTGCTCTTCGGGATGGGCATGACGGAGAAGCAGGGCGGCAGCGACGTACGCGCCAACACGACGTCGGCGCGGCCCCTGCCCGACGGGGAGACGTACGAGCTGACGGGCCACAAGTGGTTCTGTTCGGCGCCCATGTCGGACGGGTTCCTGGTGCTGGCGCAGGCCCCGGGCGGGCTGACCTGCTTCCTCGTGCCGCGCGTGCTGGAGGACGGCACCCGCAACGTGTTCCGCATCCAGCGTCTGAAGGACAAGCTCGGCAACCGCTCCAACGCCTCCAGCGAGGTCGAGTTCGACGCGACCTGGGCGCGCCGGGTCGGGGACGAGGGGCGCGGAGTGCGCACCATCATCGAGATGGTCGCGGCGACCCGGCTGGACTGTGTGCTCGGTTCGGCCTCGCTGATGCGGCAGGCCGTCGCGCAGGCGGTCCACCACTCGACCTACCGGGAGGCCTTCGGCGGCCGGCTGCTCGACAAGCCGCTGATGAGGAACGTGCTGGCGGACCTGGCGCTGGAGTCGGAGGCGGCGACCACGCTGGCGCTGCGGCTGGCGGCGGCGTACGACGACGGGGGCGAGCAGGAGCGGGCGTTCCTGCGGCTCGCGGTGCCGGCGGCGAAGTACTGGGTGACCAAGCGCTGTACGCCGCTGGTGGTGGAGGCGTCGGAGTGCCTGGGCGGCAACGGGTACGTCGAGGAGTCCGGGATGCCGCGGCTGCTGCGCGAGTCGCCCCTCAACTCCGTCTGGGAAGGCGCGGGCAACGTGCAGGCGCTGGACGTGCTGCGTGCGATGCAGCGGGAACCGCAGGCGCTGAACGCCTTCCTCCAGGAGGTCGGTCTGGCGCGCGGCGCCGATCACCGCCTCGACGGGGCGATCAAGAACCTGCTGACCGAACTCGCGGACCTGGAGGGCATCGAGGGCCGCGCCCGCCGTCTGGTGGAGCGCATCGCGCTGGTGCTCCAGGGGTCGCTGCTCGTGCGGTACGCGCCCCCGGAGGTCGCCGACGCGTTCTGCGCCTCGCGGCTGGGCGGCGACTGGGGTTCGGCGTTCGGGACGCTGCCGCACAGTCTGGATCTGGCCGCCGTGGTGGAGCGGGCCCGGCCCGTCTCCCAGGACGACAGGACCTGA
- a CDS encoding VOC family protein — protein sequence MTPQFAVIGLVASDMAASLAFYRCLGLAFPDGSEEQPHVEAELPGGLRLALDTEETVRSFHAGWQPPSGGGRTGLAFMCGTPAEVDSVYEDLVGAGYHGELKPWDAFWGMRYAVVHDPDGNGVDLFAQLPQ from the coding sequence ATGACTCCACAATTCGCCGTGATCGGCCTGGTGGCCTCCGACATGGCCGCCTCGCTCGCCTTCTACCGTTGCCTCGGGCTGGCCTTCCCCGACGGCTCCGAGGAGCAGCCGCATGTCGAGGCCGAACTGCCCGGCGGGCTGAGGCTCGCCCTGGACACCGAGGAGACCGTCCGCTCCTTCCATGCCGGGTGGCAGCCGCCTTCGGGCGGGGGCAGGACCGGGCTCGCCTTCATGTGCGGGACGCCCGCCGAGGTGGACTCCGTGTACGAGGATCTGGTCGGCGCCGGGTACCACGGGGAGCTCAAGCCGTGGGACGCGTTCTGGGGGATGCGGTACGCGGTCGTGCACGACCCGGACGGCAACGGCGTCGATCTGTTCGCCCAACTGCCCCAATAG
- a CDS encoding AraC family transcriptional regulator, which produces MDALAGLLEGPRARGAFMIRACFDPPWSVRVEDRAPLTVVLQVRGDSWIVPDGGDPVRLRAGDLAITRGPDPYTCADDPATPPQAVILPGGECTYPDGRSLKGHWDLGVRSWGDRLDGSTVMLIGTYMMQGEVHGRLLDALPPLLTLTPEVWECPLTPILAEEIVRDEPGQEVVLDRLLDLLVIAALRAWFSRPEAEAPAWYGALADPVVGRVLRLLQDDPAHPWTVATLAAKAGVSRAALARRFSDLVGEPPMTYLTGWRLALAADRLRESDDTLEAIARQIGYGSAFALSSAFKRVYGISPQEHRARAA; this is translated from the coding sequence ATGGACGCTCTCGCAGGCCTGCTGGAAGGCCCCCGGGCCAGGGGCGCCTTCATGATCCGCGCGTGCTTCGACCCGCCGTGGAGTGTGCGGGTGGAGGATCGCGCCCCGCTCACGGTCGTGCTCCAGGTCCGCGGCGACTCCTGGATCGTGCCCGACGGGGGAGACCCGGTACGGCTGCGGGCCGGTGACCTCGCGATCACCCGCGGTCCCGACCCGTACACCTGCGCAGACGACCCGGCGACCCCGCCACAGGCCGTGATCCTGCCCGGCGGCGAGTGCACCTACCCCGACGGGCGGTCCCTGAAGGGCCACTGGGACCTCGGCGTACGCAGCTGGGGCGACCGGCTCGACGGGTCCACCGTGATGCTGATCGGGACGTACATGATGCAGGGCGAGGTCCACGGGCGGCTGCTGGACGCCCTGCCGCCGCTGCTGACCCTCACCCCCGAGGTGTGGGAGTGCCCGCTCACGCCGATCCTCGCCGAGGAGATCGTGCGCGACGAGCCCGGCCAGGAGGTCGTCCTCGACCGGCTGCTCGACCTGCTCGTCATCGCCGCGCTGCGCGCCTGGTTCTCGCGCCCCGAAGCCGAGGCGCCCGCCTGGTACGGGGCGCTCGCCGACCCCGTCGTCGGGCGGGTGCTGCGGCTGTTGCAGGACGACCCCGCCCACCCCTGGACGGTGGCCACCCTCGCCGCCAAGGCCGGGGTCTCGCGCGCCGCGCTGGCCCGCCGCTTCAGCGACCTCGTGGGTGAGCCACCCATGACCTATCTGACGGGCTGGCGGCTCGCGCTCGCCGCGGACCGGCTGCGCGAGAGCGACGACACACTCGAAGCGATCGCCCGGCAGATCGGGTACGGCAGCGCGTTCGCCCTGTCCAGCGCCTTCAAGCGGGTGTACGGAATCAGCCCGCAGGAGCATCGCGCGCGGGCGGCGTAG
- a CDS encoding YihY/virulence factor BrkB family protein, which yields MQPASEPPESPRGRFHRARALYRNVSKRRTAWLLVKDTVNSCMEYRILGLAAEAAFFTLLSVPPLLLSMIGLLGYVDSWTGADSIASLESNLLEASRTVLSDKGVAQIAQPILDDVMKGGRPDVISLGFLFALWSGSRAVNVFIDTITVMYGLDGTRGIVKTRLMSFLLFIVALIIGSVALPLMVAGPDAVVKIVPWSTTVVQVLYWPVVIVLSVVFLTTLYHVSVPVRSPWVEDVPGALVALGMWVLGSFLLRIYLTSTVEGPTIYGSLAAPVAVLLWIGVSAFAVLVGAAVNAAIDRVWPAAATAAARAANERLRQEQAAEYVARAAAIRAADYDPDPDDPDMPSEFPERWSRFLPPEDVTSRLRTHAKNTHHHPHPHPRDHGDGESRQPGE from the coding sequence GTGCAGCCAGCAAGTGAACCACCCGAGAGCCCCCGCGGCCGTTTCCACCGGGCCCGTGCCCTCTACCGGAACGTCTCCAAGCGCAGGACCGCCTGGCTGCTGGTCAAGGACACCGTCAACTCCTGCATGGAGTACCGCATCCTCGGCCTCGCGGCCGAGGCGGCCTTCTTCACGCTGCTGTCCGTGCCGCCGCTGCTGCTGAGCATGATCGGACTGCTCGGCTACGTGGATTCCTGGACCGGCGCCGACTCCATCGCCAGCCTGGAGTCCAACCTCCTGGAGGCCTCCCGCACCGTCCTGTCGGACAAGGGCGTCGCACAGATCGCCCAGCCGATCCTCGACGACGTGATGAAGGGCGGCCGCCCCGACGTCATCTCCCTCGGCTTCCTGTTCGCCCTGTGGTCCGGCTCCCGCGCGGTGAACGTCTTCATCGACACCATCACCGTCATGTACGGCCTCGACGGCACCCGAGGCATCGTGAAGACCCGTCTGATGTCGTTCCTGCTCTTCATCGTGGCGCTGATCATCGGCTCGGTCGCGCTGCCGCTGATGGTCGCCGGACCGGACGCCGTGGTGAAGATCGTGCCCTGGTCGACGACGGTCGTGCAGGTCCTGTACTGGCCGGTCGTCATCGTCCTCTCGGTCGTCTTCCTGACCACGCTGTACCACGTGTCCGTGCCCGTGCGCTCACCCTGGGTAGAGGACGTACCGGGCGCCCTGGTCGCCCTCGGCATGTGGGTGCTCGGCAGCTTCCTGCTCCGCATCTACCTCACCAGCACCGTCGAGGGCCCCACGATCTACGGCTCGCTCGCCGCACCCGTCGCCGTCCTCCTGTGGATCGGTGTGTCCGCGTTCGCGGTCCTCGTCGGCGCCGCGGTCAACGCCGCCATCGACCGCGTCTGGCCGGCCGCCGCCACGGCCGCCGCCCGCGCCGCCAACGAGCGGCTGCGCCAGGAGCAGGCCGCCGAGTACGTGGCCCGCGCCGCGGCCATCCGCGCCGCCGACTACGATCCCGACCCGGACGACCCGGACATGCCCTCCGAGTTCCCGGAGCGCTGGTCCCGCTTCCTCCCACCGGAGGACGTCACGTCCCGGCTGCGCACGCATGCGAAGAACACGCATCATCATCCGCATCCCCATCCGCGTGACCACGGGGACGGAGAGTCTCGGCAGCCGGGAGAGTGA